From one Planctomycetota bacterium genomic stretch:
- a CDS encoding alginate export family protein — MRRGPAGGVFLLLLWVLFPRSAAAQVQDKPFLEEERRRVMDDRPRGPEDVHQSILWEIGGWLHAEFVRLDDEPFEKHRTLRYYDLRLWGELTIERRYTAYLRLQSDHVDFSSGDQFEGEDDDRTHAARVDQAFVQADWGGDGEEFVVRAGRQFLTVGRGLLFNAVAYGAHASWAAGRWGVRGFLAHSLPHDDDIDRSLPNADDSRRGFAAVEVSYLPAAYQRAYVVALVERDFNDEDPENPLQDWDYNARYVGLGARGTLSGGLGYSAEGIFQFGTSVAAGTTQEEDIRAWALLATVDYRFNSPTSAYLALEYLFGSGDPDRASVTDTAAGNQAGTDDEGFLAFGYVHTGFSLFPRVSNLHILKFGGSLRPLVGVEAFRVLEVGMYVYGYWKDEPSGAISDPRAALPERDVGRELDLFLRWRVFSDVGMALHFGRFWPGDAYADDDPRDFAGASVTYSF, encoded by the coding sequence GTGAGGAGGGGTCCTGCCGGAGGGGTGTTCCTGCTTCTTTTGTGGGTTCTTTTTCCCCGCAGCGCCGCGGCCCAGGTTCAGGATAAGCCCTTCCTGGAGGAAGAGCGCCGCCGGGTCATGGACGATCGGCCCCGGGGACCCGAGGACGTCCATCAGTCCATCCTCTGGGAGATCGGCGGCTGGCTGCACGCGGAGTTCGTGCGTCTCGACGACGAGCCTTTCGAAAAGCACCGAACCCTGCGCTATTACGACCTGCGGCTCTGGGGCGAGCTGACGATCGAGCGGCGTTACACCGCCTACCTTCGGCTCCAGTCCGACCACGTGGACTTCAGCTCGGGCGACCAGTTCGAAGGAGAGGACGACGACCGCACGCACGCGGCTCGGGTGGATCAGGCCTTCGTTCAGGCCGATTGGGGCGGCGACGGCGAGGAATTCGTCGTGCGGGCCGGCCGCCAGTTTCTGACGGTGGGACGCGGACTTCTCTTCAACGCCGTGGCCTATGGAGCTCACGCCAGCTGGGCGGCGGGGCGCTGGGGTGTGCGGGGGTTCCTGGCCCACAGTCTTCCTCACGACGACGACATCGATCGGTCGCTTCCCAACGCGGACGACAGCCGGCGCGGCTTCGCCGCCGTGGAAGTGAGCTACCTTCCGGCGGCCTACCAGCGGGCGTACGTCGTCGCCCTGGTGGAACGGGACTTCAACGACGAGGACCCCGAGAATCCCCTTCAGGACTGGGATTACAACGCCCGCTATGTGGGGCTCGGGGCCCGCGGGACCCTCTCCGGAGGGCTGGGTTACTCCGCCGAGGGGATTTTCCAATTCGGCACGAGCGTCGCCGCGGGAACGACCCAGGAGGAGGACATCCGCGCGTGGGCCCTTCTGGCCACCGTCGACTATCGATTCAATTCTCCGACGTCGGCCTACCTGGCGCTGGAGTATCTGTTCGGCTCGGGAGATCCGGATCGGGCCAGCGTGACCGACACCGCGGCCGGAAACCAGGCGGGGACCGACGACGAGGGATTCCTCGCCTTCGGGTACGTTCACACGGGGTTTTCCCTCTTCCCGCGCGTCTCGAACCTTCACATCCTGAAATTCGGGGGCTCGCTGCGCCCGCTGGTCGGAGTGGAGGCGTTTCGGGTGCTTGAAGTCGGGATGTACGTCTACGGATATTGGAAGGACGAACCGTCCGGCGCCATCTCCGATCCTCGGGCGGCGCTTCCGGAGCGGGACGTGGGGCGGGAGCTGGATCTCTTTCTCCGCTGGCGGGTTTTTTCGGACGTCGGCATGGCGCTTCATTTCGGCCGCTTCTGGCCGGGCGACGCCTACGCGGACGACGATCCGCGCGACTTCGCCGGCGCCTCCGTCACGTACAGCTTTTGA
- a CDS encoding thermonuclease family protein: MRHAMRALPGALLLLILSCEPSAAPPGPLLLPSARAVNIPPGAPAFAVQRVYDGDTLTLANGRKVRLLAVDTPELRGQDGRPEEGSREARDFVRNLCEGREAWLEFDVEREDSYGRWLCYVYVRTPQGDRMVNAELLRAGLARYYTPGPVNLRHAEFLLACQREAREAGRGTWKDYVLARDKAVVVTRTGRAYHRRDCETLRTSRELRTVRLEEALDRGLSPCRTCRP; this comes from the coding sequence GTGAGACACGCCATGCGGGCGCTGCCGGGCGCCCTTCTCCTGCTGATCCTCTCGTGCGAGCCGTCCGCCGCGCCGCCGGGCCCGCTCCTTCTTCCTTCGGCGCGGGCGGTGAACATTCCCCCTGGCGCCCCGGCCTTCGCGGTGCAGCGCGTCTACGACGGCGACACCCTGACCTTGGCGAATGGACGCAAGGTGCGCCTGCTGGCCGTGGATACGCCGGAACTGCGGGGCCAGGACGGCCGCCCGGAGGAGGGCTCCCGCGAGGCGCGCGACTTCGTCCGGAATCTGTGCGAAGGCCGGGAGGCATGGCTGGAATTCGACGTCGAGCGGGAGGATTCCTACGGCCGGTGGCTGTGTTACGTCTACGTCCGGACGCCGCAGGGAGACCGGATGGTCAACGCGGAGCTGCTGCGGGCGGGTTTGGCGCGGTACTACACGCCCGGTCCCGTCAACCTCCGGCATGCGGAATTTCTCCTGGCCTGCCAGCGGGAGGCCCGCGAGGCGGGCCGGGGCACGTGGAAGGATTACGTCCTGGCCCGGGACAAAGCGGTGGTCGTCACCCGCACCGGCCGTGCCTACCATCGGCGCGACTGCGAGACGCTGCGGACCTCGCGGGAGCTGAGAACGGTCCGCCTGGAGGAGGCCCTGGACCGGGGACTGAGCCCCTGCCGGACCTGCCGGCCGTAG